A stretch of Ignavibacteria bacterium DNA encodes these proteins:
- a CDS encoding DUF4292 domain-containing protein, whose amino-acid sequence MSLQHTMLSTLLPLILALVSVTPHAVYGSEQRPDSVLTGLGLDVRTLMIEGALSTTGEQSMSGIPFEVLVEEDTMRMTTSGPFGITAARIYAQPDSFVVVNYFMREVFDGDPASPSLAQAMPIPLTVTDLQMLVRGRLSGDLSRFVRGDRRKDSSILFIAKRTDGVEYALVDTATGTLRQYQRKGLEGQLVMNITFSDVRLVSGHAIPHSVDVAFDDRKQTVTFRFTKVTANEPITSSFEVQIPASFTRKTYR is encoded by the coding sequence ATGTCCTTGCAACATACGATGTTGTCCACCCTTCTCCCACTGATTCTTGCCCTCGTCAGCGTGACTCCCCACGCGGTCTACGGCAGTGAACAGCGGCCCGACTCGGTCCTAACCGGATTGGGACTAGACGTGCGCACCCTTATGATCGAGGGGGCTCTTTCTACTACCGGCGAACAGTCCATGAGCGGGATCCCGTTTGAGGTTCTCGTTGAAGAAGACACCATGCGGATGACCACCAGCGGTCCATTCGGTATCACAGCTGCCCGGATCTATGCTCAACCAGATTCCTTCGTTGTTGTAAACTACTTCATGCGTGAGGTGTTTGACGGTGACCCGGCCTCACCGTCCCTTGCCCAAGCCATGCCTATTCCGCTGACCGTTACCGACCTTCAGATGTTAGTTCGGGGCAGACTTTCCGGAGACCTCTCAAGGTTTGTCCGAGGAGACAGGCGCAAGGACTCCTCGATCCTTTTCATTGCGAAACGGACTGATGGAGTTGAATACGCTCTTGTTGACACGGCAACCGGCACCCTCAGGCAGTATCAGCGTAAGGGCCTAGAAGGTCAACTTGTTATGAACATCACCTTTAGTGATGTACGTCTTGTTTCCGGTCACGCCATCCCCCATTCCGTGGATGTTGCGTTTGACGACCGGAAGCAAACAGTGACGTTCCGATTCACAAAGGTCACGGCGAATGAACCTATCACCTCTTCATTTGAGGTTCAGATCCCCGCATCCTTCACTCGCAAGACCTATCGCTGA